In the genome of Treponema pedis, one region contains:
- the cobK gene encoding precorrin-6A reductase produces the protein MIWLIGGTSEAGILAKRFEKNGNAYIMSIATEDGKEFFQDCKLKIGRMTKEEMLEFCKTEKITTIADLSHPYALVVSQLAYETSNELNIKYFRFLRSEITENKNTLHFKNIEEVCTFLKILKTECVFFTTGSKNIPDFEKVRLNRRFVYRILPTAESIEKCKNAGVAAKDIIAIVGPVSEKLNTAMFREYGAEYVVLKNSGEEGGTKEKLEACSKLNIVPIMIDREEQNGIDSLDEIEKEILKNEYTAN, from the coding sequence ATGATTTGGCTTATCGGAGGAACAAGCGAAGCGGGTATTCTTGCAAAGAGATTTGAAAAAAACGGCAATGCTTATATTATGAGCATTGCAACAGAAGACGGAAAAGAATTTTTTCAAGATTGCAAATTAAAAATCGGCAGAATGACAAAAGAAGAAATGCTTGAATTTTGTAAAACCGAAAAAATAACTACAATTGCGGATTTAAGCCATCCCTATGCGCTGGTCGTTTCACAACTGGCATACGAAACTTCAAACGAGTTAAACATAAAATATTTCCGCTTTTTACGTTCTGAAATAACCGAAAATAAAAACACCCTCCATTTTAAAAATATTGAAGAAGTTTGCACTTTTTTAAAAATACTTAAAACCGAATGCGTTTTTTTTACTACAGGCTCAAAAAATATTCCGGATTTTGAAAAGGTACGTTTAAACCGCCGCTTTGTTTATAGAATTCTTCCTACGGCGGAAAGTATTGAAAAATGTAAAAATGCCGGAGTTGCCGCAAAAGATATAATTGCAATTGTAGGGCCTGTTTCGGAAAAATTAAATACGGCAATGTTCCGGGAATACGGGGCCGAATATGTCGTACTTAAAAACAGCGGCGAAGAAGGCGGCACAAAAGAAAAACTTGAAGCTTGCAGCAAACTGAATATAGTTCCGATTATGATTGACCGCGAAGAACAAAACGGAATAGACAGCCTCGATGAAATAGAAAAAGAGATTTTAAAAAATGAATATACTGCAAATTGA
- the cobJ gene encoding precorrin-3B C(17)-methyltransferase, producing the protein MAKIFVVGIGPGGAEYMSLQAIEALKKSDLIVGYSGYIKYIEHLACGKQIFQTGMTGEIERCKYALQKAAEGKIVSVVSSGDAGLYGMAGLIFELAYELYPENKATANTEIEIVPGISAAFAAASKLGAPLMHDTAFISLSDRLTDYDIIKKRIRLAAEADFVIAIYNPKSKTRINYIEEAVGAILQFRSSETPVGIVKNVCREEEKIIITTLDKIDYGTIDMFTIIIIGNSATYIKNGKIITPRGYSIK; encoded by the coding sequence ATGGCAAAAATATTTGTTGTAGGCATAGGCCCGGGCGGAGCGGAATATATGTCGCTTCAGGCAATCGAGGCATTAAAAAAGTCCGACCTGATTGTAGGCTATTCGGGTTATATAAAATACATTGAACATTTAGCTTGCGGAAAACAAATTTTTCAAACCGGTATGACAGGCGAAATTGAACGCTGTAAATATGCCCTCCAAAAAGCTGCGGAAGGGAAAATCGTAAGCGTCGTAAGCTCAGGCGATGCCGGCTTATACGGAATGGCAGGTCTTATTTTTGAATTGGCTTACGAATTATATCCTGAAAATAAGGCAACGGCAAATACGGAAATTGAAATCGTGCCCGGCATTTCGGCGGCCTTTGCGGCGGCTTCAAAACTGGGGGCGCCTTTAATGCACGATACCGCATTTATCAGTTTATCCGACAGGCTTACCGATTACGATATAATAAAAAAACGAATCCGTCTTGCAGCCGAAGCGGATTTTGTAATTGCAATTTATAATCCCAAATCAAAAACCCGCATAAATTATATAGAAGAAGCGGTCGGAGCAATTTTACAATTCCGCTCATCTGAAACTCCTGTAGGTATAGTAAAGAATGTATGCAGGGAGGAAGAAAAAATAATTATAACAACCTTAGATAAAATCGATTACGGAACTATAGATATGTTTACAATTATAATTATAGGGAACTCCGCCACTTATATTAAAAACGGAAAAATAATTACACCCAGAGGTTATAGCATAAAATGA
- a CDS encoding ABC transporter ATP-binding protein, giving the protein MNILQIEHLNLSYGSSSIIEDLNISVRAGQIVSIIGPNASGKSTILKAIAGILKPASGKIFIEGKDISKMKTKELAKKVSILLQQNKYPDEITVEELIFFGRYPHKNNFEFFNQSDNEIVKKVLQLTNTFGLRHKTLETLSGGERQRTWIAMALAQEPSILLFDEPTTFLDPAHQIEFLELVNGLNQKTNTAIILVLHDLNQAARYGNYIFALKDKKLFVQGTPEKVLTPENILSIYNIKTEVVKVLNHLTVVPISNI; this is encoded by the coding sequence ATGAATATACTGCAAATTGAACACCTTAATCTTTCTTACGGCAGCTCAAGCATAATAGAAGACTTAAATATTTCCGTACGGGCGGGACAAATAGTTTCGATAATAGGTCCTAACGCCTCCGGTAAATCTACAATTTTAAAAGCGATTGCAGGAATTTTAAAGCCGGCATCAGGGAAAATTTTTATTGAAGGTAAAGATATTTCCAAAATGAAAACAAAAGAGCTTGCAAAAAAGGTTTCGATATTATTACAGCAAAATAAATATCCGGACGAAATAACGGTTGAAGAACTTATTTTTTTCGGAAGATATCCGCACAAAAATAATTTTGAATTTTTTAATCAATCGGATAATGAGATTGTAAAAAAGGTTTTACAGCTTACAAATACCTTCGGCTTACGTCATAAAACTTTGGAAACTCTTTCCGGCGGAGAAAGACAGCGGACATGGATTGCAATGGCATTGGCTCAAGAACCTTCCATTTTATTATTTGACGAACCCACCACTTTTTTAGACCCTGCTCATCAGATAGAATTTTTAGAACTTGTAAACGGGTTAAATCAAAAAACAAATACCGCAATTATTTTAGTGTTGCACGACTTAAATCAGGCAGCCCGCTACGGCAATTATATTTTTGCTTTAAAAGATAAAAAACTTTTTGTACAAGGCACACCTGAAAAAGTTTTGACCCCTGAAAATATTCTTTCCATTTATAATATTAAAACGGAAGTAGTAAAAGTTTTAAATCATTTAACGGTTGTCCCTATCTCCAATATTTAA
- a CDS encoding methyl-accepting chemotaxis protein, with product MKNYIKIIFAFSGIILALGIAGAAFVIAAKPFSDFQLKINYLVEYEFYAEALKADMFRTAVKGNGFSASDLKNKLNETEQYYSNFKKLVYSVKDESEVNSAYTGYENANKKLFQNLEAWRQEFEASSDSSEQTFKPVLEQFDSVKKNFEALKTAYQNLFMRQEKKAKTFSIMLMITAWGIGVFLTWLVSSVIYSIYIERERAKKAKLRLHLGPKTENKNNGENINLQEYGSASFKTGYSPQKTETEETLKNLKPEKNLFTSVTYDTANKPEKALNSFTEASSGIEKKSTLAESNFNSSTQNRFTNRLTETERTSDSNTAYNNQNYLQLKDEYAKLKTMSEELETAKTELAQKYTELEDSYLKLKNEQSVFGNDKEERVEQVRNFLQDVQITAANAQDDAMVAADLVNTFKEGHKLFKTTYEKIIYINQSISAIKEMAEVISGIAEQTKMLSMNAAIEAAHAGEYGKGFAVVAEELGRLAAAALESSSDIGKTVMEVVKSISVTAKSSESLDKAFTELNLKTDKMYTAVSGFSDRMVSTFQKTDEILNIL from the coding sequence ATGAAAAATTATATAAAGATTATCTTTGCCTTCAGCGGTATTATTTTAGCTCTTGGAATTGCCGGAGCGGCCTTCGTTATTGCCGCAAAACCTTTTTCGGACTTTCAATTAAAAATCAATTATCTTGTTGAATACGAATTTTATGCGGAAGCCCTAAAAGCGGATATGTTCAGAACCGCCGTAAAGGGAAACGGATTTTCCGCAAGTGATTTAAAAAATAAACTTAACGAAACCGAACAATATTATTCCAATTTTAAAAAGCTGGTATACTCCGTAAAAGATGAAAGCGAAGTCAACTCCGCATATACAGGATATGAAAATGCAAATAAAAAGCTTTTTCAAAATCTTGAAGCCTGGAGACAGGAATTCGAGGCAAGCTCGGATTCTTCGGAGCAAACATTTAAACCCGTATTGGAACAATTCGATTCCGTAAAGAAAAATTTTGAAGCTTTAAAAACGGCATACCAAAACCTCTTTATGCGTCAAGAAAAAAAAGCAAAAACCTTTTCAATTATGCTTATGATTACGGCATGGGGAATAGGAGTGTTTTTAACTTGGCTTGTTTCCTCCGTAATTTATTCCATTTATATAGAAAGGGAACGTGCCAAAAAAGCAAAATTAAGATTGCATTTAGGCCCTAAAACCGAAAATAAAAATAACGGTGAAAACATCAACTTGCAGGAATACGGATCTGCTTCTTTTAAAACCGGCTATAGTCCACAAAAAACGGAAACTGAGGAAACTTTAAAAAACTTAAAACCTGAAAAAAACCTGTTTACAAGCGTCACTTACGATACTGCAAACAAACCCGAAAAAGCCTTAAACTCTTTTACGGAAGCGTCAAGCGGTATCGAAAAAAAATCGACCTTAGCCGAAAGCAATTTTAATTCTTCTACACAAAACCGATTTACAAACCGCTTAACAGAAACCGAACGGACTTCCGACTCAAATACCGCATATAATAATCAAAATTATCTTCAATTAAAAGACGAGTATGCAAAACTTAAAACTATGTCGGAAGAATTGGAAACCGCAAAAACCGAACTTGCACAAAAATATACCGAACTTGAAGACTCATATTTAAAATTAAAAAACGAACAGTCGGTTTTCGGAAACGATAAAGAAGAACGTGTAGAACAGGTACGCAACTTTTTACAAGATGTACAAATTACGGCGGCAAATGCACAAGATGATGCAATGGTCGCAGCCGACCTTGTAAACACTTTTAAAGAAGGGCATAAACTTTTTAAAACCACTTACGAAAAAATCATTTACATAAATCAAAGCATCTCCGCAATTAAGGAAATGGCTGAAGTAATTTCAGGAATTGCAGAGCAAACCAAAATGCTCAGTATGAATGCGGCCATTGAAGCCGCTCATGCGGGCGAATACGGAAAAGGGTTCGCTGTTGTTGCGGAAGAACTCGGCCGTCTTGCGGCGGCAGCCTTGGAAAGCTCTTCCGATATAGGTAAGACCGTTATGGAAGTCGTAAAAAGCATTTCGGTTACCGCAAAAAGCAGCGAATCTCTTGACAAGGCATTTACCGAGCTCAATCTTAAAACCGATAAAATGTACACTGCGGTTTCAGGATTTTCCGACAGAATGGTAAGCACTTTTCAAAAAACCGATGAAATATTAAACATACTTTAA